A window of Hevea brasiliensis isolate MT/VB/25A 57/8 chromosome 14, ASM3005281v1, whole genome shotgun sequence contains these coding sequences:
- the LOC110634571 gene encoding receptor-like protein 9DC3 — MLCQHDQSLALLQFKKTLIMPWYSPCLTDSWKEGTDCCWWDGVTGDMETGNVIGLDLSASLFSGTTRSNNSLFFLRHLQKLDLSYNAFTLETAFFNMLGQNLTNLQALDLSQVDLSLVAPSSLMNLSSSLTSLELRTCSLQGKFPDISHLSELALLDLFGNNSLILDAMTFDKLVQNLSKLREVDLSYANMSFVQPSSLMNISSSLSNLLLSFCGLKGKLPNNIFQLPNLQSLNLAGNDGLTGSLPPHNWSNSLHSLHLSKTKIPIYLDNDFISNLKSLKSLGLSSCNYRVSNLELLGNLTQLTELDLSHNNFNGQIPSSLGNLKQLFSLDLSHNNFNGQIPFSLGNLEQLVSLDLSYNNFNGQIPSSFENLKQLHFLCFQNNKFSGQIPNYFVNFSQLHFLYLSNNQFTGPIPFQVGRLSSLFDLDLSNNLLNATIPPSLFTLPQLFTLILKNNQLTGHLGPFHDGSFVQIDLRNNKLNGPIPCSIFKLNSLQILDLSNNSLNGPIPQCSRNFSSALSVLHLGMNNLHGTIPEIFSVGSGLTYLNFNGNQLERRIPLSISNCQRLQILDLGNNNIDDTFPHFLETLPELQVLVLQSNKLHGLVKESFANFSFSKLRKFDLSNNMFSGPLPTEYFNNFKAMVNVDVTMKYMSAPNSSYDYSVRLTLKGLVIELVKIQTLLTTIDLSGNKFTGEIPQSIGKLKSLKLLNLSHNQLTGNIQSSLGNLSNLESLDLSSNLLVGRIPMQLNDLTFLEVFRVSHNRLEGPIPEGKQFNTFDASSYEGNLGLCGFPLKQCNSGNWQQPIASKEDDSESKIGFGWKPVLVGYACGVIFGVAMGYVVFKTRKPIWFVRMVEGEGHRKSKRFNN; from the coding sequence ATGCTTTGCCAACATGACCAGAGTCTTGCCTTGCTCCAATTCAAGAAAACCTTGATCATGCCCTGGTATTCTCCTTGCCTCACAGATTCTTGGAAAGAAGGCACAGATTGTTGCTGGTGGGATGGGGTCACTGGCGACATGGAAACAGGTAATGTAATTGGCCTTGACCTTTCTGCTAGCTTGTTCTCTGGTACCACCCGTTCTAATAATAGTCTTTTCTTCCTTCGTCATCTCCAAAAGCTTGACCTCTCTTACAATGCTTTCACACTAGAAACCGCTTTTTTCAACATGCTTGGTCAAAACCTAACCAATTTACAGGCATTGGACTTGAGTCAAGTAGACTTGTCTTTGGTTGCACCTAGTTCCTTGATGAATTTGTCTTCTTCTTTGACATCTCTCGAGCTTAGAACATGCTCCTTGCAAGGGAAATTTCCAGATATCAGTCATCTATCTGAATTGGCTCTGCTTGATCTTTTTGGGAACAATAGTCTGATACTAGATGCAATGACTTTTGACAAGCTTGTTCAAAATCTATCCAAGCTAAGAGAAGTAGACTTGAGTTATGCAAACATGTCTTTTGTCCAACCTAGTTCCTTAATGAatatctcttcttctttatcaaACCTCCTTCTCTCGTTTTGTGGATTGAAAGGGAAACTTCCAAACAACATATTTCAACTACCAAACCTCCAATCCCTGAATTTAGCGGGCAATGATGGTCTCACTGGTTCCTTACCTCCGCATAATTGGAGTAACTCCCTCCACTCCTTGCATCTTTCCAAGACAAAAATTCCAATATATTTAGACAATGATTTTATCAGTAATTTAAAGTCATTGAAAAGTTTGGGTCTCAGTTCTTGCAACTATAGAGTTTCAAATTTGGAATTGTTAGGTAACCTGACTCAACTCACTGAGCTAGACCTTTCCCATAATAATTTTAATGGTCAAATTCCATCGTCACTGGGGAACCTGAAGCAACTCTTTTCACTTGACCTTTCCCATAACAATTTCAATGGTCAAATTCCATTTTCACTTGGGAATCTTGAGCAACTCGTTTCACTTGACCTttcctataacaatttcaatggtCAGATTCCCTCATCGTTTGAAAACCTGAAACAACTTCACTTTTTATGCTTCCAAAACAACAAATTCAGTGGTCAAATCCCTAATTATTTTGTGAACTTCTCACAGcttcattttttatatttatcaaaTAATCAATTTACAGGGCCCATCCCTTTCCAAGTAGGCAGGCTTTCAAGTCTTTTCGATCTCGATTTATCCAATAATTTATTAAATGCAACAATACCACCTTCCCTGTTTACTCTACCTCAGTTGTTCACTTTAATCCTCAAGAATAACCAGCTTACCGGTCATTTAGGTCCATTCCATGACGGTTCATTTGTGCAGATTGATTTGAGAAATAACAAGTTGAATGGCCCAATTCCATGTTCAATTTTTAAGCTAAACTCTCTCCAAATTCTCGACTTGTCAAATAATAGTTTGAATGGCCCCATCCCACAATGTTCGAGAAATTTCAGCAGCGCACTTTCAGTATTGCATTTGGGCATGAACAATTTACATGGAACCATTCCTGAAATATTTTCAGTAGGTAGCGGCTTGACATATTTGAACTTCAATGGCAATCAATTGGAAAGGAGAATTCCGCTGTCCATCTCCAACTGTCAACGTTTGCAAATTTTAGATCTTGGAAACAATAATATAGATGACACGTTCCCTCATTTTTTGGAAACTCTTCCGGAGTTGCAAGTTCTAGTGCTACAGTCCAACAAACTCCATGGTTTGGTGAAAGAGTCCTTTGCCAATTTTTCGTTCTCAAAGCTACGAAAGTTCGATCTTTCCAATAACATGTTTAGCGGACCTTTACCTACAgagtatttcaataatttcaaagcTATGGTGAATGTTGATGTGACTATGAAATACATGAGTGCACCAAATTCTTCTTATGATTATTCTGTGCGTCTAACACTCAAAGGATTGGTGATTGAGTTAGTGAAAATACAAACACTTCTTACAACCATTGATTTATCGGGCAATAAATTCACAGGGGAGATTCCACAGTCAATCGGAAAGCTTAAATCACTTAAGTTGCTCAACTTGTCTCACAATCAACTCACAGGTAATATTCAATCGTCATTAGGGAATTTGAGCAATTTGGAATCACTAGACCTTTCTTCAAATCTTCTTGTTGGAAGGATTCCCATGCAATTGAATGATTTGACATTTCTGGAAGTATTTCGAGTTTCACATAATCGACTTGAAGGACCTATACCTGAAGGAAAGCAATTCAACACATTCGACGCCAGTTCATATGAAGGAAATCTAGGACTATGCGGATTTCCGCTCAAACAATGTAACAGCGGGAATTGGCAACAACCAATAGCATCAAAAGAAGATGATTCCGAATCTAAAATTGGATTTGGATGGAAACCTGTATTGGTAGGGTATGCATGTGGAGTAATATTTGGTGTTGCAATGGGTTATGTTGTGTTTAAAACAAGAAAACCTATATGGTTTGTGAGGATGGTTGAAGGTGAAGGGCATCGAAAGTCAAAAAGATTCAACAATTAA